One Gossypium hirsutum isolate 1008001.06 chromosome A11, Gossypium_hirsutum_v2.1, whole genome shotgun sequence genomic window carries:
- the LOC107963602 gene encoding acyl-CoA-binding protein — MGLKEEFEEHAEKVKTLPAAPSNDDMLILYGLYKQATVGPVNTSRPGMFNMREKYKWDAWKAVEGKSKEEAMGDYITKVKQLFEAAGSS; from the exons ATGGGTTTGAAG GAGGAATTCGAGGAGCATGCCGAGAAAGTTAAGACCCTCCCGGCCGCCCCTTCGAATGATGACATGCTCATTCTCTATGGACTGTACAAGCAAGCTACTGTTGGACCAGTGAATACCa GCCGTCCTGGAATGTTCAACATGAGGGAAAAGTACAAGTGGGATGCATGGAAGGCTGTTGAAG GGAAATCAAAGGAGGAAGCAATGGGGGATTATATCACCAAAGTAAAACAACTGTTTGAGGCTGCTGGAAGTTCTTGa
- the LOC107963588 gene encoding acyl-CoA-binding protein isoform X2 produces MGLKEEFEEYAEKAKTLPQNTTNDDKLILYGLYKQATVGPVNTSRPGMFNMKEKYKWDAWKAVEVFDREIEGGSNERLYH; encoded by the exons ATGGGTTTGAAG GAGGAATTCGAGGAGTATGCGGAGAAAGCTAAGACCCTTCCCCAGAACACTACCAACGACGACAAGCTCATTCTCTATGGACTCTACAAGCAAGCTACTGTTGGACCAGTGAACACCA GCCGTCCTGGAATGTTCAACATGAAGGAAAAGTACAAGTGGGATGCATGGAAGGCTGTTGAAG TTTTTGATAGGGAAATCGAAGGAGGAAGCAATGAACGATTATATCACTAA
- the LOC107963588 gene encoding acyl-CoA-binding protein-like isoform X1, with protein sequence MGLKEEFEEYAEKAKTLPQNTTNDDKLILYGLYKQATVGPVNTSRPGMFNMKEKYKWDAWKAVEGKSKEEAMNDYITNVKQLQEAAAASS encoded by the exons ATGGGTTTGAAG GAGGAATTCGAGGAGTATGCGGAGAAAGCTAAGACCCTTCCCCAGAACACTACCAACGACGACAAGCTCATTCTCTATGGACTCTACAAGCAAGCTACTGTTGGACCAGTGAACACCA GCCGTCCTGGAATGTTCAACATGAAGGAAAAGTACAAGTGGGATGCATGGAAGGCTGTTGAAG GGAAATCGAAGGAGGAAGCAATGAACGATTATATCACTAATGTAAAACAGCTGCAAGAGGCTGCTGCTGCATCTTCTTGA